Proteins encoded by one window of Massilia sp. NR 4-1:
- a CDS encoding xanthine dehydrogenase family protein molybdopterin-binding subunit: MRKEWMKQDAALGAVANTVAAGEGAGVSRRGFMKAGALAGSGLVLGFFISGGNRFARAAEEAKPVYQPNAFLQIAPDNTVTVQVNRLEFGQGVHTALPMLIAEELDVDWRQMRGALAPAGDAYKDPVFGMQITGGSGTVAHSWNQYREIGAKARLMLVAAAAEQWKVDPSQVKTSKGMLLGPNGQKSSYGAMADAAMKQAMPEKVALKEAKDFKIIGKPTPRLDARAKSSGQQQFGMDFKPDGCKVAVVARPPVFGAKVAKFDASKAKAVPGVVEVLQVPTDRGGSGLAVIANGYWPAKQGREALEIEWDSSGVEKVSSDKQLAEYKELSTKAGLPAKKADTSKLASAAKKISAVYEFPYLAHAPMEPLNCVVDLKADSCTVWAGSQFQTMDQAAAARTAGLKPEQVTLHTMMAGGGFGRRAVPTSDYIVEAVNVAKAYKASGKSGPVKVIWSREDDIKGGYYRPSHVHRAELGLDAKGQIVGWNHVIVGQSILTGTPFEQFMVKDGIDATMVEGMGDPYDVPLNLSVHNVKANVPVLWWRSVGSTHTAFVMETLIDEAAHAAGADPVAYRKKLIDPKHKRHHAALDLAVAKSGYGKKTLPKGQAWGVALHESFNTVAAYVVVASVKDGVPKLHKVTAAVHCNQPVNPLTIEAQIQGAILMAVGTTLPGAAITLKDGVVEQSQLADYAIARMPDMPKVEVHIVPSTEPPTGMGEPGLPPLAPAFANAVFKLTGKRLRKLPFDLATA, from the coding sequence ATGCGCAAAGAATGGATGAAGCAGGATGCAGCGTTGGGTGCCGTGGCCAATACGGTTGCGGCGGGCGAGGGCGCCGGGGTGTCGCGCCGCGGCTTTATGAAGGCGGGCGCACTGGCCGGCAGCGGCTTGGTGCTGGGTTTCTTTATCAGCGGCGGCAACCGTTTCGCGCGCGCGGCCGAAGAGGCCAAGCCGGTGTACCAGCCCAATGCCTTCCTGCAGATCGCGCCGGATAATACGGTGACGGTGCAGGTCAACCGCCTGGAATTCGGCCAGGGCGTGCATACGGCGCTGCCGATGCTGATCGCCGAAGAACTGGACGTGGACTGGCGCCAGATGCGCGGCGCCCTGGCGCCAGCCGGCGATGCGTATAAAGACCCGGTTTTTGGCATGCAGATCACGGGCGGCTCCGGCACCGTCGCCCATTCCTGGAACCAGTACCGCGAGATCGGCGCCAAGGCGCGCCTGATGCTGGTCGCGGCGGCGGCCGAGCAGTGGAAGGTCGATCCATCCCAGGTTAAAACCTCGAAAGGCATGCTGCTCGGGCCGAACGGCCAGAAGTCCAGCTACGGCGCCATGGCCGATGCGGCCATGAAGCAGGCCATGCCGGAAAAGGTCGCGCTGAAGGAAGCGAAGGACTTCAAGATCATCGGCAAGCCCACGCCGCGCCTCGATGCGCGTGCCAAGTCCAGCGGCCAGCAGCAGTTCGGCATGGACTTCAAGCCGGATGGCTGCAAGGTCGCTGTGGTGGCGCGGCCGCCGGTGTTCGGCGCGAAAGTGGCGAAGTTCGACGCCAGCAAGGCCAAGGCGGTTCCCGGCGTGGTCGAGGTGCTGCAAGTGCCGACCGATCGTGGCGGCAGCGGCTTGGCGGTGATCGCCAACGGCTATTGGCCCGCCAAGCAGGGTCGCGAGGCGCTGGAAATCGAATGGGACAGCAGCGGCGTGGAAAAGGTCAGCAGCGACAAGCAGTTGGCAGAGTACAAGGAGCTGTCCACCAAGGCCGGCCTGCCGGCGAAGAAGGCCGATACCTCCAAGCTTGCTTCGGCGGCGAAAAAGATCAGCGCCGTGTATGAGTTCCCCTATCTGGCGCATGCGCCGATGGAGCCGCTCAACTGCGTGGTCGACCTGAAAGCCGATTCCTGCACCGTGTGGGCCGGCAGCCAGTTCCAGACCATGGACCAGGCGGCCGCCGCGCGCACCGCCGGCCTGAAGCCGGAGCAGGTCACGCTGCATACCATGATGGCGGGCGGCGGTTTTGGCCGCCGCGCCGTGCCGACTTCGGACTATATCGTGGAGGCGGTGAATGTCGCCAAGGCCTACAAGGCCAGCGGCAAATCCGGCCCGGTGAAGGTGATCTGGAGCCGCGAGGACGACATCAAGGGCGGCTACTACCGTCCCTCCCATGTGCACCGCGCCGAACTGGGACTGGATGCCAAAGGCCAGATCGTGGGCTGGAACCATGTAATCGTCGGCCAATCGATTTTGACGGGGACGCCTTTCGAGCAGTTCATGGTCAAGGATGGCATCGACGCCACCATGGTCGAAGGCATGGGCGATCCTTACGATGTGCCGCTGAACCTGAGCGTGCATAACGTGAAGGCCAATGTGCCTGTGCTGTGGTGGCGCTCGGTCGGCTCCACCCACACCGCCTTCGTGATGGAGACTCTGATCGACGAAGCGGCACACGCGGCTGGCGCCGATCCGGTGGCCTACCGCAAGAAGCTGATCGATCCCAAGCACAAGCGCCACCATGCCGCGCTGGACCTGGCGGTCGCCAAGTCCGGCTATGGCAAGAAGACGCTGCCCAAGGGCCAGGCCTGGGGCGTGGCGCTGCACGAGTCCTTCAATACCGTGGCGGCCTATGTGGTTGTCGCTTCGGTCAAGGACGGCGTACCCAAGCTGCACAAGGTCACGGCTGCCGTGCACTGCAACCAGCCGGTCAATCCACTGACCATCGAAGCACAGATCCAGGGCGCGATCCTGATGGCGGTCGGCACCACCTTGCCCGGCGCCGCCATCACGCTCAAAGACGGCGTGGTGGAGCAGTCGCAGCTGGCCGACTATGCGATTGCGCGCATGCCGGACATGCCCAAGGTGGAGGTGCATATCGTGCCGTCCACCGAACCGCCTACCGGCATGGGCGAACCGGGCCTGCCGCCGCTGGCGCCGGCTTTCGCCAATGCGGTGTTCAAGCTGACCGGCAAGCGCCTGCGCAAACTGCCTTTCGACCTGGCGACGGCATGA
- a CDS encoding (2Fe-2S)-binding protein, with translation MITLNINGRDTKIDADPSTPILWALRDNLNMTGTKFGCGAALCGACTVHMGGQAIRSCVTPISSAVGQKITTIEAMEADKVGKAVQNAWVKHDVPQCGYCQSGQVMSATALLKTNKSPSDADIESAMAGNICRCGTYQRIRAAIKDAAKSLA, from the coding sequence ATGATTACGCTGAATATCAACGGACGCGATACCAAGATCGATGCCGATCCATCGACACCGATACTATGGGCCTTGCGCGACAACCTGAATATGACGGGTACCAAGTTCGGCTGCGGCGCGGCCTTGTGCGGCGCCTGCACCGTGCATATGGGCGGTCAGGCCATCCGTTCCTGCGTAACGCCGATCTCCTCGGCCGTGGGCCAGAAAATCACCACCATCGAGGCGATGGAGGCCGACAAGGTGGGCAAGGCGGTGCAGAACGCCTGGGTCAAACACGACGTGCCGCAGTGCGGCTACTGTCAGAGCGGCCAGGTGATGAGCGCCACGGCCCTGCTGAAAACGAATAAATCGCCCAGCGATGCCGACATCGAAAGTGCCATGGCCGGCAATATCTGCCGCTGCGGCACCTATCAGCGTATCCGCGCCGCCATCAAGGACGCGGCCAAATCCCTCGCCTGA
- a CDS encoding DsbC family protein produces MKKSKFALMLMSALLMSCAGAENPTEANIKKLIEPRLGDNVKVDSVKETPYAGLYEIRIGDEIRYTDKTATYLMVGHIFNLKTTEDLTQARIDDINKIKFSDLPLELALKTVKGNGKRVIAVFEDPNCGYCKRFRKQTLNEMDNVTVYTFMYNILSEDSFTKSKNIWCSADRNKAWDDWMVGNKAAPAAPAGCVAPNDKVLALGQKLRINGTPAIFFADGSRVPGAIDAKTLESKLSVIKQ; encoded by the coding sequence ATGAAAAAGAGTAAGTTTGCATTGATGCTCATGTCGGCCCTGTTGATGTCTTGCGCCGGCGCGGAAAACCCCACCGAAGCAAATATCAAAAAGCTGATCGAACCGCGCCTGGGCGACAATGTGAAGGTCGACTCGGTCAAGGAAACCCCTTACGCCGGCCTGTATGAGATTCGCATCGGCGACGAGATCCGCTATACCGACAAGACCGCGACTTACCTGATGGTGGGCCATATCTTCAATTTGAAGACCACCGAAGACCTGACCCAGGCCCGCATCGACGACATCAACAAGATCAAGTTCAGCGATCTGCCGCTGGAATTGGCGCTGAAAACCGTGAAGGGCAACGGCAAGCGCGTGATCGCCGTGTTCGAAGACCCGAACTGCGGCTACTGCAAGCGCTTCCGCAAGCAGACCCTGAACGAGATGGACAATGTGACCGTGTACACCTTCATGTACAACATCCTGTCCGAAGATTCCTTCACCAAGTCGAAAAACATCTGGTGCTCGGCCGACCGCAACAAGGCCTGGGACGACTGGATGGTCGGTAACAAGGCCGCGCCGGCCGCGCCGGCAGGCTGCGTGGCGCCGAATGACAAGGTGCTGGCCCTGGGCCAGAAACTGCGCATCAACGGCACGCCGGCGATCTTCTTCGCCGACGGCAGCCGCGTTCCTGGCGCGATCGACGCCAAGACGCTGGAATCCAAGCTGTCCGTAATCAAGCAGTAA